A part of Solibacillus sp. FSL H8-0538 genomic DNA contains:
- a CDS encoding acyl-CoA thioesterase, with amino-acid sequence MGNAVPMGQSRTIQTRLVLPPDTNHHNTIFGGKVLAYIDEIAAIAAMKHAQSEVVTASIDSVDFVSPAHAGDVLEFEALVTSTGRTSMEVYVHVLSRNLKTGEKRLTTESFVTMVAVNDEGKPSAVPEVFPETDEERRLFETGPLRRDHRKAKRVLMQKRKS; translated from the coding sequence ATGGGGAATGCAGTGCCAATGGGTCAGTCACGTACGATACAAACACGATTAGTGTTACCACCCGATACAAATCATCATAACACGATTTTTGGAGGAAAGGTGTTAGCCTACATTGATGAAATTGCTGCAATTGCAGCAATGAAGCATGCTCAAAGTGAAGTGGTGACGGCATCGATTGATTCGGTAGATTTCGTTTCACCCGCGCATGCTGGAGATGTCTTAGAGTTTGAAGCACTCGTGACGAGTACAGGTCGTACATCAATGGAAGTATATGTCCATGTCTTATCACGTAATTTAAAAACGGGAGAGAAGCGCTTGACGACGGAATCTTTCGTCACAATGGTCGCAGTGAATGATGAAGGTAAGCCGTCAGCAGTCCCAGAAGTTTTTCCAGAAACAGATGAAGAGCGACGTCTATTTGAAACAGGCCCTTTACGCCGAGATCATCGTAAAGCGAAACGGGTATTAATGCAGAAGAGAAAAAGCTGA
- a CDS encoding UvrB/UvrC motif-containing protein: MICEHCKQRHANVTVTQVQSGQKFERHYCEVCAAQFHPFQFEVKEEPVSLQQLVSNWLNVPFPKNVQEEKQNPDKKLLSCPSCGFTYRHFLNKGRFGCAQCYETFRDQLPNVLKRLQAGTKHIGKADGEQLHIGQWLQQIAAIREQMKQAIAEEQFEEAAKMRDEIRMLESRVHAGGVDFK; the protein is encoded by the coding sequence GTGATATGTGAACATTGTAAACAAAGACATGCAAATGTTACCGTGACGCAAGTTCAAAGCGGTCAAAAGTTTGAACGTCATTATTGTGAAGTTTGCGCAGCGCAATTCCATCCATTTCAATTTGAAGTAAAAGAAGAACCGGTTTCCCTTCAACAGCTCGTTTCGAATTGGCTCAATGTACCATTCCCAAAAAACGTACAGGAGGAGAAACAAAATCCGGACAAAAAACTACTCTCTTGCCCGTCCTGTGGTTTTACGTATCGTCATTTTTTAAATAAAGGGAGGTTCGGCTGCGCACAGTGTTATGAAACGTTCAGAGATCAGCTTCCTAATGTATTAAAGAGACTACAAGCAGGAACGAAGCACATCGGTAAGGCAGATGGTGAACAGTTGCATATCGGACAATGGTTACAACAAATTGCTGCGATTCGCGAACAAATGAAACAGGCGATTGCGGAGGAGCAGTTTGAAGAAGCTGCTAAAATGCGAGATGAAATTCGGATGCTAGAAAGCAGAGTCCATGCGGGAGGTGTCGATTTCAAATGA
- a CDS encoding cupin domain-containing protein — MEFTAQYFIEKLQMEAHPEGGYFKSTFRADEQLTCAQGERPLFTSIYFLLGSNDISHLHRLQSDELWYYHGGSALTVHIIHADGHYEAKKLGLNIEAGEVPQVLVPKQAIFGSSVEEQDTFSLVGCMVAPGFDFADFELFTQTELLEKYPQHEAVICKMAYETLD, encoded by the coding sequence ATGGAGTTTACAGCACAATATTTTATTGAAAAATTACAAATGGAAGCACATCCGGAAGGTGGCTATTTTAAATCGACATTCCGTGCAGATGAGCAGCTTACTTGCGCGCAAGGTGAACGTCCGTTGTTTACGAGTATCTATTTTTTACTCGGATCTAATGATATTTCACATTTACACCGGTTGCAGTCGGATGAGCTTTGGTATTATCATGGTGGTAGCGCGCTAACGGTTCATATTATTCATGCGGATGGGCACTATGAGGCGAAAAAGCTTGGATTAAATATTGAAGCCGGAGAAGTGCCACAAGTTCTTGTTCCAAAGCAGGCGATTTTTGGTTCTTCTGTAGAGGAGCAGGATACATTTAGCCTCGTTGGTTGTATGGTTGCACCGGGTTTTGATTTTGCTGATTTTGAACTTTTCACACAAACAGAGTTACTTGAAAAGTATCCGCAGCATGAAGCAGTTATTTGTAAGATGGCCTATGAAACGCTAGATTAA
- a CDS encoding globin-coupled sensor protein, protein MITWLSKSAKNANKPFFETTKFIREVHLDVSKYPDLNKQLQLLKLTKEDLAIVKQLQPHAGELIPVMVEQFYASISLSSELMTIIQNTTRIEKLKVTLHKHLTEIFNSRIDTAYIEERKVIARVHVRIGLKSKWYLASFQSLMTTFIDFINTIEMPKEDATKAINAFSKLINFEQQLVIEAYENEEERIRNEAEELKHSLVHTIQNTAKELNAISEETNASLQEIAVQTDEIATSTVQGLNFVAETELKSSVGKDHLQTQTKLMTTVLDRVDVLETSMAALRVSSKKISEIVGLVTGIADQTNLLALNASIEAARAGEHGKGFAVVADEVRKLAEETKNAVQNVSHLIKETENNIVSMADSVNSVDTQVKMSVDTQHSIADSFNSIAEAVSGIKEQYMSTSEDIQTISNVITELTQAATLVSSSSDSLLRVVHELND, encoded by the coding sequence ATGATTACTTGGCTTTCTAAATCTGCAAAAAATGCAAACAAACCGTTTTTTGAAACGACTAAATTCATCCGAGAAGTCCATCTTGATGTTTCAAAATATCCTGATTTAAACAAACAGCTCCAATTATTAAAGCTAACAAAAGAGGACTTAGCCATAGTAAAACAACTACAACCACATGCAGGTGAACTGATTCCAGTTATGGTTGAACAGTTTTACGCTTCTATTAGTTTAAGTTCTGAGTTAATGACAATTATACAAAATACGACGCGCATTGAGAAATTGAAAGTAACTTTACATAAGCATTTAACCGAGATTTTTAATAGTCGCATCGACACTGCGTATATTGAAGAGCGAAAAGTGATTGCTCGTGTTCATGTACGCATCGGCTTAAAATCAAAATGGTATTTAGCTTCTTTCCAATCCTTAATGACGACCTTTATTGATTTTATTAATACAATAGAAATGCCAAAAGAAGACGCAACAAAAGCCATTAATGCTTTTTCTAAATTAATCAACTTTGAACAACAGCTTGTAATCGAAGCTTATGAAAACGAGGAAGAACGTATCCGTAATGAAGCAGAGGAGCTTAAACACTCGCTTGTACATACGATTCAAAATACCGCGAAGGAATTAAATGCGATTAGCGAAGAAACAAATGCTTCACTACAGGAAATCGCTGTACAAACAGATGAAATAGCTACAAGTACTGTACAAGGCTTAAATTTCGTTGCTGAAACAGAATTAAAATCTTCTGTCGGTAAAGATCATTTACAAACACAAACAAAGTTAATGACGACTGTTCTAGACCGTGTCGACGTATTAGAAACATCGATGGCTGCTTTACGTGTTTCTTCAAAAAAAATCTCAGAAATTGTTGGCCTAGTTACGGGCATTGCTGACCAAACAAACTTGCTTGCACTGAATGCGTCGATCGAAGCAGCTCGTGCTGGAGAGCATGGCAAAGGCTTTGCTGTCGTTGCCGATGAAGTACGTAAACTTGCAGAGGAAACGAAAAATGCCGTACAAAACGTGTCACATTTAATTAAAGAAACGGAAAACAATATTGTGAGTATGGCCGATTCTGTTAATAGTGTAGATACACAGGTGAAAATGAGCGTCGATACCCAACATAGTATAGCCGATTCCTTCAATTCAATTGCGGAGGCCGTATCTGGAATTAAAGAACAGTACATGAGTACTTCCGAAGATATCCAAACAATTTCAAATGTAATTACTGAATTGACGCAAGCAGCAACGCTCGTATCGTCATCATCTGATTCTCTTTTACGCGTTGTCCACGAACTAAATGATTAA
- a CDS encoding DUF6904 family protein: MLSIHPTEHLTGARISGDFWDIDELVNAIYHVIGDENRYYDYQGSRNRLLSICLDLRHATQGERQIEFVTNGIHKGISRKQQLLLPEKNVYFAVEILMPELIFCALALNDFITLHKEIIDDSEWNEQIATIRKFQAQIAECLEGLMEREHYLVFFTTLHAKSPFYFRYATQYVDVLNLEYLSLSKEERSQHLTAFALRLLMEDEPYNALKNQLLEATSTSKLPLHEIQLLLKYPEEIVW, translated from the coding sequence ATGCTTTCCATTCATCCAACAGAGCATTTAACTGGTGCTCGTATTAGTGGTGACTTTTGGGATATCGACGAATTAGTAAATGCCATTTACCATGTCATCGGGGATGAAAATCGCTACTATGATTACCAAGGTTCACGCAATCGCCTACTCAGTATTTGCTTGGATTTACGCCATGCCACACAAGGTGAGCGTCAAATTGAATTCGTAACAAATGGTATACATAAGGGGATTTCACGCAAGCAGCAGCTTTTATTGCCAGAGAAAAATGTGTATTTTGCTGTAGAGATTTTAATGCCTGAGCTTATTTTTTGCGCACTGGCATTAAATGATTTCATTACGCTTCATAAAGAAATCATTGATGATTCAGAGTGGAATGAACAGATCGCAACAATTCGTAAATTCCAAGCACAAATTGCTGAATGTTTAGAGGGATTAATGGAAAGGGAGCATTACCTCGTCTTTTTCACGACACTTCATGCGAAATCACCCTTCTACTTCCGCTATGCCACGCAATATGTGGACGTGTTGAATCTAGAGTATTTATCTCTTTCCAAAGAAGAGCGCTCCCAGCACTTAACCGCCTTTGCGTTACGGTTACTGATGGAGGACGAGCCTTACAATGCACTCAAAAATCAGTTACTTGAAGCAACGAGTACTTCGAAACTTCCGCTGCACGAAATTCAACTACTATTAAAATACCCAGAAGAAATAGTCTGGTAA
- a CDS encoding CtsR family transcriptional regulator: MQNITDIIEGYLKDVIELQGQGYIEIKRSELADKFHCVPSQINYVINTRFTAEHGYLVQSKRGGGGYIRILRVTVHSRTDLLDEMDAQVGNGIAQASAEHMIYRLLNEDVISEREANIMRVVIDRSTIPLPIPLRDEIRAYILKAMLRTIKFEKL, from the coding sequence ATGCAGAATATTACTGACATTATTGAAGGGTATTTGAAGGATGTTATTGAATTACAAGGACAAGGGTATATTGAAATAAAGCGAAGCGAACTTGCTGATAAATTTCATTGTGTACCGTCGCAAATTAATTACGTCATTAATACTCGTTTTACAGCAGAACATGGCTACTTGGTGCAAAGCAAGCGTGGTGGTGGTGGTTATATCCGAATTTTACGTGTAACCGTTCATTCAAGAACCGACTTACTGGATGAAATGGATGCACAGGTTGGCAACGGCATTGCACAAGCGAGTGCGGAGCATATGATATACCGACTGCTAAACGAAGATGTAATTTCGGAACGGGAAGCGAATATAATGCGTGTAGTAATAGACCGCTCTACAATACCCCTGCCAATACCACTACGAGATGAGATTCGAGCATATATACTAAAAGCGATGTTGCGAACAATTAAATTTGAAAAATTATAG
- a CDS encoding acyltransferase: MKFYKGRLKFVIPLSIVVAVSSGFMLVNKYNEVPTVNKVLIVVGAAVLAAFISYFLFPQAGEDRPDDFGPY, encoded by the coding sequence ATGAAATTTTATAAAGGTCGTTTAAAATTTGTTATTCCATTGTCTATTGTCGTAGCTGTTTCTTCAGGTTTTATGCTGGTAAACAAATACAACGAAGTTCCAACAGTGAATAAAGTGTTAATTGTAGTAGGCGCGGCAGTTTTAGCAGCGTTTATTTCGTATTTCCTATTTCCACAAGCTGGTGAAGATCGTCCGGATGATTTCGGGCCATATTGA
- the rluF gene encoding 23S rRNA pseudouridine(2604) synthase RluF, which produces MRINKFLSETGIVSRRGADKWVEEGRVTINGVLATVGSQVETGDDVHVDGKPVQKEEQLVYIVLNKPVGITSTTEKHIKGNVVDFIGHPLRVFHIGRLDKDSEGLLLLTNDGDIVNEILRAENHHEKEYVVQVDQPITEDFLLDMASGVEILDTKTLPCRVEKISSHVFKIILEQGLNRQIRRMCSALGYSVKRLQRIRIMNIHIGNLKVGQWRDLTAKERTDLFKLLNYTPKH; this is translated from the coding sequence ATGCGTATAAATAAATTTTTAAGTGAAACAGGCATCGTGTCTCGTCGTGGTGCAGATAAATGGGTAGAAGAAGGTCGCGTAACAATAAACGGCGTACTCGCAACAGTCGGCAGCCAAGTCGAAACGGGGGATGATGTACATGTGGACGGCAAGCCCGTTCAAAAAGAAGAACAGCTTGTCTATATTGTCTTAAATAAACCCGTCGGCATTACAAGTACAACTGAAAAACACATTAAAGGGAATGTTGTTGATTTCATCGGGCATCCTTTGCGAGTTTTTCATATCGGACGTCTGGATAAAGATTCAGAGGGATTACTCCTTTTGACAAATGATGGAGATATCGTAAATGAAATTTTGCGTGCCGAAAACCATCATGAAAAAGAATATGTCGTGCAAGTCGATCAGCCGATTACAGAGGACTTCCTTCTCGATATGGCTTCAGGTGTTGAAATTTTAGATACCAAAACTCTTCCTTGCCGTGTGGAGAAAATATCTTCACATGTATTTAAAATCATTTTAGAGCAGGGACTCAATCGTCAAATACGTAGAATGTGTTCCGCGCTTGGCTATTCAGTCAAACGTCTGCAACGTATCCGCATTATGAATATCCATATTGGGAATTTAAAAGTGGGACAGTGGCGTGATTTAACAGCTAAAGAACGCACAGATCTATTCAAACTACTAAACTACACACCAAAACACTAA
- a CDS encoding aldehyde dehydrogenase family protein, with protein MKETKLWINGHWENTAESYELTAPYTGEVIAKVAKATPTDVERAIEGAHEAFQLFKKTTAYERAEILYKVVDIMRGRKDEFAEIIAMEAGKPLSAGLAEIDRTIATYQFAAEAAKQSTGETIPLDAAPGVTDRIGYTKRIPLGVVSAISPFNFPFNLVAHKLGPAFAAGNTVVLKPATQTPLSSIVMAEIFKEAGLPDGVLQIVTGGGRELSDTLITHKHVKKVTFTGSGAVGLKLKEKIGLRKITLELGSNAAVIVEPSTPLEKIVKRCVGGAFGFAGQVCISLQRIYVHSSICDEFTQAFVEETKKLKIGDPLDKNTDVSVMINLDEVARIKKWIEEAKMQGAVVATGAEFTNRICTPTVMTNVQPDMKIVCEETFAPIVSIVPYETLDEAIRLVNDSKLGLNAGIYTNVLTDAMRAADELEAGAIIINDIPTFRVDNMPYGGVKMSGYGREGIQYAVEEMTELKFITIKTNF; from the coding sequence ATGAAAGAAACAAAGCTTTGGATTAATGGGCATTGGGAAAACACGGCGGAGAGCTATGAATTAACAGCGCCATATACGGGTGAAGTCATTGCAAAAGTAGCGAAGGCAACACCTACTGATGTCGAACGAGCAATTGAAGGAGCACATGAAGCATTCCAATTATTCAAAAAAACAACTGCGTATGAACGTGCAGAGATTTTATATAAAGTAGTCGACATTATGCGCGGCCGTAAAGATGAATTTGCAGAAATTATAGCGATGGAAGCAGGGAAACCGCTGTCAGCAGGACTTGCAGAAATTGACCGTACCATAGCGACGTATCAATTTGCAGCAGAAGCCGCGAAGCAGTCGACGGGTGAAACAATCCCGTTAGATGCAGCACCAGGTGTAACGGACCGTATTGGCTACACAAAACGGATTCCGCTCGGTGTCGTATCCGCAATTTCTCCGTTTAATTTTCCGTTTAATTTAGTGGCGCATAAGCTAGGACCCGCATTTGCGGCAGGTAATACGGTTGTATTAAAGCCTGCTACACAAACGCCACTTAGTTCAATTGTGATGGCCGAAATTTTTAAAGAAGCAGGCTTACCAGACGGTGTACTACAAATCGTCACAGGTGGTGGGAGAGAGTTAAGTGATACGCTCATAACGCATAAACATGTAAAAAAAGTGACATTTACCGGGAGCGGTGCGGTTGGTTTAAAGCTAAAAGAAAAAATTGGCTTACGAAAAATTACCCTAGAGCTTGGTTCAAATGCAGCTGTCATTGTGGAGCCATCTACGCCGCTTGAAAAAATTGTGAAGCGCTGTGTCGGTGGCGCATTCGGTTTTGCGGGTCAAGTTTGTATTTCACTGCAACGAATTTATGTGCACAGTTCGATTTGTGATGAATTTACACAAGCCTTTGTTGAAGAGACAAAGAAGTTAAAAATCGGCGATCCACTTGATAAAAACACAGACGTGAGCGTGATGATTAACCTAGACGAAGTAGCCCGTATTAAAAAATGGATAGAAGAAGCAAAAATGCAAGGTGCGGTTGTGGCAACTGGAGCCGAGTTTACAAACCGTATTTGTACACCAACTGTAATGACAAATGTGCAGCCGGATATGAAAATAGTGTGTGAGGAAACATTCGCGCCAATCGTATCAATTGTTCCATATGAAACATTAGACGAGGCAATTCGACTTGTAAATGACTCGAAACTGGGCTTAAATGCGGGAATTTACACGAATGTACTAACAGATGCAATGCGCGCGGCAGACGAACTGGAGGCGGGTGCGATTATAATTAATGATATTCCAACATTCCGCGTGGATAATATGCCTTATGGTGGCGTGAAAATGAGTGGTTACGGACGTGAAGGCATTCAGTATGCAGTAGAAGAAATGACCGAGTTAAAATTTATTACGATTAAAACCAATTTTTAG
- a CDS encoding DUF4870 domain-containing protein yields MDLKWSKVIIHASAFFAPFLVPILFFVISSDEEVKRLSIQALLFQIVMGILVAISGFFSVFIIGLPFLIVFLLMWVVAPIIGIVKALNETSWNYPIVGRWV; encoded by the coding sequence ATGGATTTAAAATGGTCAAAAGTAATTATTCATGCCAGTGCGTTTTTTGCGCCATTTTTAGTACCGATATTATTTTTCGTAATTAGTTCGGATGAAGAGGTAAAACGTTTGTCTATTCAGGCATTATTATTTCAAATTGTGATGGGGATTTTAGTAGCAATTTCAGGCTTCTTCAGCGTTTTTATAATTGGCCTTCCATTCTTAATCGTGTTCCTATTGATGTGGGTAGTTGCCCCGATTATTGGGATTGTCAAAGCACTAAACGAAACATCGTGGAATTACCCAATTGTTGGTCGTTGGGTATAA
- the adh gene encoding aldehyde dehydrogenase, producing the protein MTEAVLNSTGAYANPNTAGAIVNFKARYDNFIGGKWTPPTNGQYFDNVTPVTGKVFTQAARSTEEDIELALDAAHAAKDAWGKTSVTERSNILLKIADRIEQNLEVLAVAETWDNGKAVRETLNADLPLAIDHFRYFAGALRAQEGGLSQVDDNTVAYHFHEPIGVVGQIIPWNFPLLMAVWKLAPALAAGNCVVLKPAEQTPVSILVLAELIEDLLPPGVLNIVNGFGLEAGKPLASNPRIGKIAFTGETTTGRLIMQYASQNLIPATLELGGKSPNIFFEDIFEADDAFLDKAVEGFVLFALNQGEVCTCPSRALIQESIYDKFMERVLQRVEAIQTGNPLNPSTMMGAQASTEQMEKILSYIEIGKQEGAECLTGGDRNQLQGDLADGYYIKPTVFKGHNKMRIFQEEIFGPVVAVTTFKTKEEALEIANDTLYGLGAGVWTRDMNTAYRFGRGIQAGRVWTNCYHAYPAHAAFGGYKMSGVGRENHKMMLSHYQQTKNLLVSYDENKLGFF; encoded by the coding sequence ATGACAGAAGCAGTTCTAAACTCAACAGGGGCATATGCAAATCCGAACACAGCTGGGGCAATTGTCAATTTTAAAGCGCGTTACGACAACTTCATTGGGGGTAAATGGACACCACCGACGAATGGTCAGTACTTTGACAATGTCACACCAGTAACAGGTAAAGTCTTTACACAGGCAGCCCGCTCAACTGAAGAAGATATTGAACTTGCATTAGATGCAGCGCATGCGGCAAAAGATGCTTGGGGTAAAACTTCTGTAACAGAGCGCAGTAATATTTTACTGAAGATTGCGGACCGTATTGAGCAAAACCTTGAAGTGTTGGCTGTAGCTGAAACTTGGGATAATGGGAAAGCTGTTCGAGAAACATTAAATGCGGACTTGCCACTTGCTATTGATCATTTCCGTTATTTTGCAGGTGCATTACGAGCACAAGAGGGCGGTTTAAGCCAAGTGGATGATAACACAGTAGCGTATCATTTCCACGAGCCAATCGGTGTTGTTGGACAAATTATTCCTTGGAATTTCCCATTACTAATGGCAGTTTGGAAGCTTGCACCAGCATTAGCAGCAGGAAACTGTGTTGTGCTAAAACCAGCAGAGCAAACACCTGTATCGATTTTGGTGCTCGCTGAGTTAATTGAAGATTTATTACCACCAGGCGTATTAAATATTGTAAATGGGTTTGGTTTAGAAGCAGGAAAGCCACTTGCGTCAAATCCACGCATTGGCAAAATTGCGTTTACAGGTGAAACAACAACTGGTCGTCTTATTATGCAATATGCATCACAAAATTTAATTCCAGCAACGCTCGAGCTTGGTGGGAAATCACCGAATATCTTCTTTGAGGATATTTTTGAAGCAGACGATGCGTTCTTAGATAAAGCGGTTGAAGGTTTTGTACTTTTCGCACTAAATCAGGGTGAAGTATGTACATGTCCGTCCCGTGCATTAATTCAAGAATCGATTTATGACAAGTTTATGGAGCGTGTGTTACAACGCGTTGAAGCTATTCAAACAGGCAATCCACTAAATCCGAGTACAATGATGGGTGCACAAGCATCAACAGAGCAGATGGAAAAAATATTATCGTATATAGAAATTGGTAAGCAAGAAGGCGCTGAATGCTTAACAGGCGGCGATCGCAATCAACTTCAAGGGGACTTAGCAGATGGCTACTACATTAAGCCAACTGTTTTCAAAGGCCATAATAAAATGCGTATTTTCCAAGAAGAAATTTTCGGACCGGTTGTGGCTGTCACAACCTTCAAAACGAAAGAAGAAGCGCTTGAAATCGCGAATGATACATTATATGGCTTAGGTGCAGGTGTATGGACGCGCGATATGAATACGGCGTACCGCTTTGGTCGGGGTATTCAAGCAGGACGCGTGTGGACGAACTGCTACCATGCATACCCAGCACATGCTGCATTTGGCGGATATAAAATGTCAGGTGTTGGACGTGAAAATCATAAAATGATGTTAAGTCATTATCAGCAAACGAAAAATCTACTTGTGAGCTATGATGAAAACAAACTAGGTTTCTTCTAA
- a CDS encoding ABC transporter ATP-binding protein: MLKVNDIDVYYGNIQALKGISLEVNEGEIVTLIGANGAGKSTLLKTISGLLKPKRGSIEYLGSAIDGKAAQSIVKTGISHVPEGRRVFANMTVEENLDLGAYLRKDRDGIKKDMEHVYELFPRLYERRKQLSGTLSGGEQQMLAMGRALMAKPKLLLMDEPSMGLAPLMVKNIFNIIEMVNKEGTTVLLVEQNANMALSVANRAYVLETGKIVLSGSAQELQESEEVKAAYLGGL, from the coding sequence ATGCTAAAAGTGAATGACATCGATGTATACTACGGCAATATTCAAGCGTTAAAAGGAATCTCCCTCGAGGTAAATGAAGGTGAAATTGTTACATTAATCGGTGCAAATGGTGCAGGTAAAAGTACATTACTTAAAACAATTTCAGGATTACTAAAACCAAAACGCGGTTCGATTGAATATTTAGGTTCAGCGATTGACGGGAAAGCAGCGCAGTCCATTGTAAAAACTGGGATTTCACATGTACCAGAAGGGCGTCGTGTCTTTGCAAATATGACCGTAGAAGAAAATTTAGATCTAGGTGCCTATCTTCGTAAGGATCGCGACGGCATCAAAAAAGATATGGAGCATGTTTACGAACTGTTTCCACGTCTTTACGAACGTCGAAAGCAGCTATCTGGTACCCTCTCAGGTGGGGAGCAACAAATGCTTGCAATGGGCCGTGCGCTGATGGCAAAACCAAAGCTACTACTAATGGATGAACCATCGATGGGGCTTGCGCCGCTCATGGTAAAAAACATCTTTAATATTATTGAAATGGTCAATAAAGAGGGCACAACAGTATTGCTTGTTGAGCAAAATGCCAATATGGCACTATCCGTAGCAAACCGGGCGTACGTACTTGAAACAGGAAAAATTGTACTTTCTGGTTCAGCTCAAGAATTACAAGAAAGTGAAGAAGTAAAGGCTGCTTATTTAGGTGGTTTATAA
- a CDS encoding DUF779 domain-containing protein has protein sequence MVQRVIATDAALELIVLLRERHGPVMFHQSGGCCDGSSPMCYPDGDLLLGNQDVLLGEIGDSPFYMHKNQFDYWKHTQIIIDVVDGRGGMFSLEGVEGKRFLSRSRAFNKEELVELN, from the coding sequence ATGGTTCAGCGAGTCATCGCTACAGATGCTGCACTTGAGCTAATTGTGCTACTGCGTGAACGCCACGGCCCTGTGATGTTTCATCAATCAGGCGGCTGCTGTGATGGCTCCTCACCTATGTGTTATCCGGACGGCGATTTGCTGCTTGGTAATCAGGACGTGTTACTCGGTGAAATTGGTGATAGCCCATTTTACATGCACAAAAATCAGTTTGATTATTGGAAGCATACACAAATTATTATCGATGTCGTCGATGGCCGTGGAGGCATGTTCTCCTTAGAAGGTGTGGAAGGGAAACGCTTTTTATCTCGCTCCCGTGCTTTTAACAAAGAAGAGCTAGTTGAATTAAATTAA
- a CDS encoding polysaccharide deacetylase family protein, with product MSNNERVLAATPVITMTDDTTARFTLQNGQPVKYITLSKGQHFAATKSDGSWSIKVGSGMVTVEDRLVTPSKKKISFASLKNKIELNTNTFAPIYAAHAKKGKPIATIAKNMRISSNGLKGQFYEVVIGGRTGYIHCNDVSADTGVPVLIYHHFVKNQANSVYKDSSSVYDIDLFDQQMNYLQKNGFSTITLKDLDLWMQRKQALPSKAVVLTFDDANLSVEKLVYPILKRNNMVATTFIIGDRVTNNTPEFNMETVQFAGYAELAGITDIFDLEYHTYGLHVFNSLTGKSGLQYASANALKYDFINAKEVLLKADPTAVPSYFAYPYGKYIKANEAVLIQSGISLAFLNKGGKAEISSPRLYIPRIPVQGHMTVKQFAKAIRN from the coding sequence ATGTCAAATAATGAACGGGTATTGGCAGCTACACCCGTAATCACAATGACAGATGATACAACAGCACGGTTCACCCTTCAAAATGGACAACCCGTGAAATATATTACGCTCTCAAAAGGGCAGCACTTTGCCGCAACGAAATCAGATGGTTCGTGGTCCATTAAAGTCGGAAGCGGAATGGTAACTGTAGAAGACCGCCTCGTAACACCATCGAAGAAAAAAATTTCATTTGCTTCTTTAAAAAACAAAATTGAACTCAATACAAATACATTCGCACCTATCTATGCCGCACATGCTAAGAAGGGCAAACCAATTGCGACCATAGCCAAAAATATGCGTATTAGCTCAAATGGATTAAAAGGACAGTTTTATGAAGTAGTTATCGGGGGGCGTACCGGTTATATTCACTGTAATGATGTGAGTGCCGATACAGGCGTACCCGTTTTAATTTATCACCACTTCGTAAAAAATCAGGCAAACTCCGTCTATAAAGATAGCTCATCTGTATATGACATTGATCTTTTCGACCAGCAAATGAATTATTTACAGAAAAACGGATTTTCCACTATTACACTAAAGGATTTAGATTTATGGATGCAGCGCAAACAGGCATTACCTTCTAAGGCGGTTGTCTTGACGTTTGATGATGCCAATCTTTCTGTCGAAAAACTTGTTTATCCAATCTTAAAACGCAATAATATGGTCGCGACGACATTTATCATTGGTGATCGTGTAACGAATAACACTCCTGAATTTAATATGGAGACAGTTCAATTTGCAGGATACGCAGAACTAGCAGGCATAACGGATATTTTTGATTTGGAGTACCATACTTATGGGCTTCACGTCTTTAATTCCCTCACAGGAAAAAGCGGTCTACAATACGCTTCGGCTAATGCACTAAAATATGACTTCATCAACGCCAAAGAGGTGCTGTTAAAGGCAGACCCAACAGCCGTTCCGAGTTATTTTGCCTATCCGTACGGCAAGTATATCAAAGCGAATGAAGCTGTGCTTATTCAAAGTGGGATTTCTTTAGCCTTTTTAAATAAAGGCGGAAAAGCGGAAATTTCAAGCCCGCGCCTCTATATCCCGCGCATACCAGTTCAAGGTCATATGACGGTGAAACAATTTGCAAAAGCCATTCGTAATTAA